GAGTTCATACTACTTGGCTTCTCAGACAAGCCCTGGCTACAAACGCCCCTTTTGGTGCTCCTATTAGCATCATACGCAACCACCATCTTTGGCAATGTGTCCATCATGATGGTGTGCATTCTGGATCCCAAGCTTCACActcccatgtatttctttctcacaAACCTCTCCATATTAGATCTCTGTTACACCACGAGCACCGTCCCTCATATGTTGAAAAACATTTGTCAGAACAAAAAGACCATCAGTTATGGTGGCTGTGTGGCCCAGCTCATCATCTTCCTGGCTCTGGGTGCTACGGAGTGTCTCCTCCTGGCTGTTatgtcctttgacagatatgTGGCCATTTGCAGACCCCTCCGCTACGTAGTCATCATGAACCCCTGGTTCTGCCTCAAGATGACAGCCTTCTCCTGGCTCACTGGCTTCAGCAACTCAGTGTTGCAGTCCTCCTTGACCCTTAACATGCCTCGCTGTGGTCATCAGGAAGTGGACCACTTTTTCTGTGAGGTTCCTGCCCTTCTCAAGTTGTCATGTGCTGACACAAAGCCTATTGTCTCCGAGctctttttcttcagtgtgttaattCTGCTAATTCCAGTGACATTGATCCTCATCTCCTATGGCTTCATAGCTCAAGCAGTATTGAGAATCAGGTCAGCCGAAGGACGGCGAAAAGCTTTTGGAACGTGTGGGTCTCACATGGttgtggtctctctcttttttggaacAGGCATTTACATGTACCTACAACCACCTTCTTCCACTTCTAAGGACTGGGGAAAGATGGT
This DNA window, taken from Sus scrofa isolate TJ Tabasco breed Duroc unplaced genomic scaffold, Sscrofa11.1 Contig2538, whole genome shotgun sequence, encodes the following:
- the LOC110258616 gene encoding putative olfactory receptor 2B3 gives rise to the protein MNRANESSSKEFILLGFSDKPWLQTPLLVLLLASYATTIFGNVSIMMVCILDPKLHTPMYFFLTNLSILDLCYTTSTVPHMLKNICQNKKTISYGGCVAQLIIFLALGATECLLLAVMSFDRYVAICRPLRYVVIMNPWFCLKMTAFSWLTGFSNSVLQSSLTLNMPRCGHQEVDHFFCEVPALLKLSCADTKPIVSELFFFSVLILLIPVTLILISYGFIAQAVLRIRSAEGRRKAFGTCGSHMVVVSLFFGTGIYMYLQPPSSTSKDWGKMVSLFYGIFTPMLNPLIYSLRNKDMKEAFKRLELLTFSIRNKCSIVTTIF